The Sphaeramia orbicularis chromosome 16, fSphaOr1.1, whole genome shotgun sequence genome window below encodes:
- the fdps gene encoding farnesyl pyrophosphate synthase isoform X1 yields the protein MRQLINLVINTRKIIRTMRLTAFPIHLKNTSLMLCTSSSQGDKICNGTHSKKPLLSDSQMFEAQFEELVTELTERDFTDPALADALNRLREVLVYNAPGGKRNRGLSVIGSLRELVPSTELTQDTVQHALLIGWCIELLQAFFLVADDIMDASVTRRGQPCWYKKDGIGMDAINDSFLLEGSIYRLLRRHCRDKHYYFNLLELFTETSFQTELGQALDLMTAPPGQIDLNRFTMERYKAIVKYKTAFYSFYLPVAAAMYMAGIKSEEEHNNAKHILLEMGEFFQIQDDYLDCYGDPAVTGKIGTDIQDNKCSWLVVTALEIMTPEQRAELEACYGQHDEASVEKVKALYSALEMPTLYRKYEEQSYQRLQKLIACHAQNLPHSVFLNFAKKIYKRNK from the exons ATGAGACAACTCATAAATTTAGTTATTAATACTCGGAAAATAATCCGGACCATGCGGTTGACTGCCTTTCCGATTCATCTAAAAAATACATCTCTTATGCTGTGCACATCATCTTCTCAGGGAGACAAGATTTGCAATGGGACACATAGCAAAAAGCCGCTGCTGTCAGACTCTCAGATGTTTGAAGCCCAGTTTGAGGAGCTGGTGACTGAGCTGACAGAGAGGGACTTCACTGATCCTGCCCTGGCCGATGCCCTCAACAGGCTCAGAGAG GTTCTGGTGTACAATGCCCCTGGAGGCAAGAGGAACCGGGGCCTCTCTGTGATAGGCTCACTGCGGGAGCTTGTCCCATCCACTGAGCTCACCCAGGACACTGTACAGCATGCTCTGCTGATTGGATGGTGCATTGAACTG CTTCAGGCATTTTTCCTTGTGGCTGATGATATCATGGATGCATCTGTGACTCGACGAGGACAGCCCTGCTGGTACAAGAAG GATGGAATTGGTATGGATGCCATCAATGACTCATTTCTTTTGGAAGGGTCAATCTACAGACTACTTCGCAGACACTGCAGGGACAAACACTACTACTTCAACCTACTTGAATTATTTACTGAG acatCTTTCCAGACGGAACTCGGCCAAGCCCTTGACCTCATGACTGCTCCACCTGGTCAGATTGACCTCAACAGATTCACAATGGAGAG GTATAAAGCTATTGTGAAATACAAGACCGCTTTCTACTCTTTCTACCTCCCAGTGGCTGCAGCAATGTACATG GCAGGAATCAAAAGTGAGGAGGAACACAATAATGCCAAACACATCTTGCTTGAGATGGGAGAATTCTTCCAAATACAG GATGACTACTTAGATTGTTACGGTGACCCCGCTGTGACTGGGAAGATTGGTACAGATATCCAGGACAACAAATGCAGCTGGCTAGTAGTAACAGCACTGGAAATTATGACTCCTGAGCAGAGAGCAGAGCTGGAG GCATGTTACGGACAGCATGATGAAGCTAGTGTGGAAAAGGTGAAAGCACTGTACAGTGCACTAGAAATGCCAACACTCTACCGCAAATATGAAGAACAAAGCTATCAGCGGCTCCAGAAACTCATCGCCTGTCACGCACAAAACCTTCCCCACTCTGTCTTCCTCAACTTTGCCAAGAAAATCTACAAGAGGAACAAGTGA
- the fam189b gene encoding protein FAM189B has product MPSPSDSSSVASASGSRGWSDSRRGMSGRGAGSARLLLYLGLCHLGLGAMVLAFSFTSMAFTSSARVRQSCPFWAGFFVVASGIVGIISWRRPLTLVVSLFMLLSAVCVILSLAGSMLSCQNAQMVKSMLTCQVENGLCVCCAPTHSCSITEEETLVLYLNADCHSVRHQLKDLLFSACGLSILSTIICTLSTVTCSIHIFSLDLVHLLAPHRSRSVNPECTTPQDAFLTNIMDFEEFVPPIPPPPYYPPEYTCSSETDAQSITYNGSMESPVPLYPTDCPPPYEAVMGQRAASQATVFDPHGTELSLERGTSTAFSGEVSMDSGSLLMSEIVDIPDDSSPSEDSCLMEVGLRNQGERGNRTTSEGGDGGEGGEYISYRGPPSQTPESPLAGGPRARRFIRGERSNSCSSPSTATTTYRSPVLRRQALLTSSCSQLEAIGASASQQRPFIPEIRVRPSTPSCQGAGLVSSAPVTSSSSADSKQGGQGHGPPLPRQPLYLRRRAGKTEKDGEGLRRRDSEGFLRLVRSHSEPGIGSSTDTVDFGSGGSKDGGLTSTETGPGSEACLLPRASLAPAAALPTKGSMKSAATGVQVPSKPPPTSPLRLPKDCHRSLGDLKVTRVLVARFLQRSKRNLAPSTEHAGNTGQGPKRRGGAEGTGTNHLPLDQVLRTPWNTNRGHPNHHSHHPHYRGHHHSHSDSRHNRHYSSRIPEGIHLRSCGDLSSSSSLRRLVTPHTPHGSSGALYSESAL; this is encoded by the exons ATGCCTTCACCTTCAGACTCCAGCAGCGTGGCTTCGGCCTCCGGATCCAGAGGCTGGTCAGACAGCCGTAGGGGCATGTCAGGCAGGGGGGCTGGAAGTGCACGGCTTCTCCTCTACCTGGGACTTTGCCATTTGGGCCTGGGAGCCATGGTCCTGGCCTTCTCCTTCACCAGCATGGCCTTCACCTCCTCAGCCCGTGTGAGGCAGTCCTGTCCCTTCTGGGCTGGCTTCTTT GTGGTGGCATCAGGAATAGTTGGAATAATCTCCTGGAGAAGACCTCTGACTCTGGTG GTGTCACTGTTCATGCTGctgtctgcagtgtgtgtgatccTCAGTTTGGCCGGCTCGATGCTGTCCTGTCAGAACGCACAGATGGTCAAGTCTATGCTCACCTGCCAG GTGGAGaatggcctgtgtgtgtgttgtgcaccCACTCACTCCTGCTCCATCACAGAAGAGGAGACCCTGGTCCTCTATCTAAACGCTGACTGCCACTCAGTTAGACATCAGTTAAAA GACCTTCTTTTCAGTGCTTGTGGTCTCAGCATTCTCTCCACTATCATTTGTACTCTGTCCACTGTGACCTGCAGTATCCACATATTCTCTCTGGACCTTGTGCACCTG TTGGCGCCACATCGGTCTCGCTCTGTCAACCCAGAATGCACCACTCCTCAGGATGCTTTCCTGACCAACATCATGGACTTTGAGGAGTTTGTCCCACCCATCCCTCCACCTCCCTACTACCCTCCTGAGTACACCTGCAGCTCTGAGACAGACGCTCAGAG TATCACTTATAATGGCTCCATGGAGAGCCCTGTCCCTCTGTACCCCACTGACTGCCCCCCTCCCTATGAAGCTGTGATGGGACAGAGAGCTGCCAGCCAG GCGACAGTGTTTGACCCCCATGGCACTGAGCTGTCTTTAGAGAGAGGAACTTCTACAGCCTTCAGCGGTGAAG tttccaTGGACAGTGGATCTCTGTTGATGTCAGAGATCGTGGACATCCCTGATGACTCCTCCCCCTCTGAGGACTCCTGTCTGATGGAGGTTGGGCTGAGAAACCAGGGAGAGAGAGGCAACAGGACCACCAGTGAGGGGGGagatggaggagaaggaggggagtACATCAGCTACCGCGGTCCTCCGTCTCAGACACCGGAGAGTCCACTGGCTGGAGGACCCAGAGCTAGACGCTTCATCAGAGGAGAGAGGTCCAACTCCTGCTCTTCACCCAGCACAGCTACTACAACATACAG GTCCCCAGTGTTGCGGCGCCAGGCCTTGCTGACCAGTAGCTGCTCCCAACTAGAAGCCATAGGTGCTTCGGCCTCTCAGCAGCGACCTTTTATCCCAGAGATTCGAGTTCGTCCCTCCACTCCCTCTTGCCAAGGTGCAGGCCTGGTCTCCTCAGCTCCTGTCACGTCATCCTCCTCAGCTGACAGTAAGCAGGGTGGTCAGGGTCACGGACCCCCACTCCCTCGCCAACCCCTGTATCTACGACGAAGAGCTGGGAAGACAGAGAAGGACGGGGAGGGCTTGAGAAGAAGGGATAGTGAAGGGTTTCTGCGTCTTGTGAGGTCACATAGTGAGCCAGGCATTGGTTCTTCTACCGATACAG TTGACTTTGGCTCTGGAGGCAGTAAGGACGGCGGTCTCACATCAACAGAAACAG GGCCAGGATCTGAAGCCTGTCTGTTGCCCCGTGCTTCTCTGGCCCCCGCTGCAGCTTTGCCCACTAAAGGCAGCATGAAATCAGCAGCCACAGGGGTGCAGGTCCCATCTAAACCTCCCCCTACCTCGCCACTGCGTTTACCTAAAGACTGCCACCGTTCTCTAGGAGACCTTAAG GTAACTCGAGTTCTGGTGGCTCGCTTCCTGCAGCGCTCCAAACGCAACCTAGCACCCTCGACAGAGCATGCTGGGAATACAGGACAGGGTCCAAAGAGGAGGGGCGGAGCTGAGGGGACTGGAACCAACCATCTGCCCCTGGACCAA GTGTTGCGGACCCCTTGGAACACCAACCGGGGACACCCCAATCATCACTCCCATCACCCCCATTACCGTGGCCACCACCATTCCCACAGTGACAGTCGACACAATCGGCATTACAGCAGCCGAATCCCAGAGGGCATCCACCTGCGTAGCTGTGGAGATTtaagctcctcctcctcattaCGTCGATTAGTGACTCCTCATACCCCTCATGGTTCATCAGGAGCTCTATACTCAGAGTCTGCGCTGTGA
- the fdps gene encoding farnesyl pyrophosphate synthase isoform X2 — MGDKICNGTHSKKPLLSDSQMFEAQFEELVTELTERDFTDPALADALNRLREVLVYNAPGGKRNRGLSVIGSLRELVPSTELTQDTVQHALLIGWCIELLQAFFLVADDIMDASVTRRGQPCWYKKDGIGMDAINDSFLLEGSIYRLLRRHCRDKHYYFNLLELFTETSFQTELGQALDLMTAPPGQIDLNRFTMERYKAIVKYKTAFYSFYLPVAAAMYMAGIKSEEEHNNAKHILLEMGEFFQIQDDYLDCYGDPAVTGKIGTDIQDNKCSWLVVTALEIMTPEQRAELEACYGQHDEASVEKVKALYSALEMPTLYRKYEEQSYQRLQKLIACHAQNLPHSVFLNFAKKIYKRNK, encoded by the exons ATG GGAGACAAGATTTGCAATGGGACACATAGCAAAAAGCCGCTGCTGTCAGACTCTCAGATGTTTGAAGCCCAGTTTGAGGAGCTGGTGACTGAGCTGACAGAGAGGGACTTCACTGATCCTGCCCTGGCCGATGCCCTCAACAGGCTCAGAGAG GTTCTGGTGTACAATGCCCCTGGAGGCAAGAGGAACCGGGGCCTCTCTGTGATAGGCTCACTGCGGGAGCTTGTCCCATCCACTGAGCTCACCCAGGACACTGTACAGCATGCTCTGCTGATTGGATGGTGCATTGAACTG CTTCAGGCATTTTTCCTTGTGGCTGATGATATCATGGATGCATCTGTGACTCGACGAGGACAGCCCTGCTGGTACAAGAAG GATGGAATTGGTATGGATGCCATCAATGACTCATTTCTTTTGGAAGGGTCAATCTACAGACTACTTCGCAGACACTGCAGGGACAAACACTACTACTTCAACCTACTTGAATTATTTACTGAG acatCTTTCCAGACGGAACTCGGCCAAGCCCTTGACCTCATGACTGCTCCACCTGGTCAGATTGACCTCAACAGATTCACAATGGAGAG GTATAAAGCTATTGTGAAATACAAGACCGCTTTCTACTCTTTCTACCTCCCAGTGGCTGCAGCAATGTACATG GCAGGAATCAAAAGTGAGGAGGAACACAATAATGCCAAACACATCTTGCTTGAGATGGGAGAATTCTTCCAAATACAG GATGACTACTTAGATTGTTACGGTGACCCCGCTGTGACTGGGAAGATTGGTACAGATATCCAGGACAACAAATGCAGCTGGCTAGTAGTAACAGCACTGGAAATTATGACTCCTGAGCAGAGAGCAGAGCTGGAG GCATGTTACGGACAGCATGATGAAGCTAGTGTGGAAAAGGTGAAAGCACTGTACAGTGCACTAGAAATGCCAACACTCTACCGCAAATATGAAGAACAAAGCTATCAGCGGCTCCAGAAACTCATCGCCTGTCACGCACAAAACCTTCCCCACTCTGTCTTCCTCAACTTTGCCAAGAAAATCTACAAGAGGAACAAGTGA